One stretch of Tribolium castaneum strain GA2 chromosome 5, icTriCast1.1, whole genome shotgun sequence DNA includes these proteins:
- the LOC103314932 gene encoding C-C chemokine receptor type 2, whose protein sequence is MDMPNITTGNFSDDVYQRNITSYERILLELFTIIALMSLTANSFLIFVIVKYEKLREDTTNQIFLHLNILQAVLLFSTPLTVRIANEFFWSTAVHLRVFCVLYQVETNVMFAIVGILFLIVCDSFLKIYYEDKYAKFRRICKFFLGGIYGSTACSSLLTVQYCIFNHYMAFFTYIVMALAVFIFVLFLIVINVIHSFKKRKLNYKSSNLGLVVPNIFFLLWCPFLIVLFVTLFYKSAHITTKALFLLGFLSPIFNLVYVYFWDDNYNVFLRQVFMFKCGKYQNDNLEDQSVAYDANGVHITQN, encoded by the coding sequence ATGGATATGCCCAACATAACGACGGGCAATTTCTCTGACGACGTCTACCAAAGAAACATAACTTCGTATGAAAGAATTCTTCTCGAGTTGTTCACCATCATCGCCTTGATGTCCCTAACGGCTAACTCTTTCcttatttttgtcatcgtcaaGTACGAAAAGTTACGGGAAGACACAACCAATCAAATTTTCCTCCATTTGAACATTCTGCAAGCTGTGCTTTTGTTTTCCACGCCTTTGACTGTACGAATTGCGAATGAGTTTTTTTGGAGCACTGCGGTGCATTTGCGTGTGTTTTGCGTCCTTTATCAAGTGGAAACCAACGTTATGTTTGCCATTGTAGGAATTTTATTTCTCATAGTTTGTGAtagttttcttaaaatttattatgaagACAAGTATGCGAAGTTTCGCCGcatttgtaagttttttcttGGGGGGATTTATGGCTCGACCGCATGCAGTTCGTTACTTACGGTGCAGTACTGCATATTCAACCATTACATGGCTTTTTTTACTTACATTGTTATGGCTTTAGCTGTATTTAttttcgtattgtttttaattgttatcaATGTTATCCACAGTTTTAAGAAAAGGAAACTAAATTATAAATCGAGCAATCTTGGATTAGTGgtgccaaatatttttttcctgttGTGGTGTCCCTTTCTAATAGTTCTTTTTGTAACactgttttataaaagcgcTCATATTACAACCAAAGCTTTATTTCTGTTAGGTTTTTTAAGTCCTATATTTAACTTAGTTTATGTGTATTTTTGGGATGATAATTATAATGTGTTTTTGAGACaagttttcatgttcaaatgTGGGAAATACCAAAACGATAATTTGGAAGATCAGTCTGTAGCTTACGACGCGAATGGTGTCCACATTACGCAAAACTAA